A single genomic interval of Nostoc commune NIES-4072 harbors:
- a CDS encoding TIGR04168 family protein, with product MTSQKTQSINLKIAVVGDIHDQWEVEDGVALKHLGVDLVLFVGDFGNESVEVVRAIASLDIPKAAVMGNHDAWYTATEWGRKKAPYDRSKEDWVQEQLDLLGPSHVGYGKLDFPAWNLTVVGGRPFTWGGPEWKFAEICKERYGVTSLEESADRIVKAVKSAAYETIIFLGHNGPSGLGDRPEDPCGKDWHPIGGDFGDPDLGEAISQALTAGKTIPLVTFGHMHRDLRHTKKVQRKPIFRSPEGTIYLNAASVPRIVENDSEKLRNFSIVTLEAGVVSQVSLVWVGNDFQVAKGEILYERSRIVS from the coding sequence ATGACCAGTCAGAAAACTCAATCGATAAACCTCAAAATTGCTGTAGTTGGAGATATTCACGACCAATGGGAAGTGGAAGATGGCGTTGCACTCAAGCATTTGGGTGTTGACTTAGTGCTGTTTGTCGGGGATTTTGGCAATGAGTCGGTGGAAGTGGTCAGAGCGATCGCTTCTCTCGATATTCCCAAAGCAGCCGTAATGGGCAACCACGATGCCTGGTACACCGCCACCGAATGGGGACGCAAAAAGGCTCCTTATGACCGCTCTAAGGAAGACTGGGTACAGGAACAACTCGATTTATTAGGCCCGTCCCATGTCGGTTACGGTAAGTTGGATTTTCCCGCTTGGAATTTAACTGTAGTGGGGGGTCGTCCCTTTACTTGGGGTGGCCCGGAGTGGAAATTCGCGGAAATCTGTAAAGAACGTTACGGTGTGACGAGTTTAGAAGAATCCGCCGATCGCATCGTGAAAGCAGTTAAAAGCGCCGCTTACGAGACAATTATATTTTTGGGTCACAATGGGCCTAGTGGGTTAGGCGATCGCCCCGAAGACCCCTGCGGCAAAGACTGGCATCCAATTGGCGGTGATTTTGGCGATCCAGATTTGGGCGAGGCGATTTCTCAAGCCTTGACTGCTGGTAAAACCATTCCTCTGGTGACATTTGGTCACATGCACCGAGATTTACGCCATACCAAGAAAGTGCAGCGCAAGCCCATCTTTAGAAGTCCAGAGGGAACAATTTACTTAAATGCGGCTAGTGTCCCCAGGATTGTGGAAAATGATAGCGAGAAGTTGCGTAATTTTTCCATTGTCACTCTAGAGGCGGGTGTGGTTTCGCAAGTGTCCCTAGTTTGGGTGGGGAATGACTTTCAAGTGGCTAAGGGGGAAATTTTGTACGAGCGATCGCGTATTGTGTCGTAG
- the ntcA gene encoding global nitrogen regulator NtcA, producing MIVTQDKALANVFRQMATGAFPPVVETFERNKTIFFPGDPAERVYFLLKGAVKLSRVYEAGEEITVALLRENSVFGVLSLLTGNKSDRFYHAVAFTPAELLSAPIEQVEQALKENPELSMLMLRGLSSRILQTEMMIETLAHRDMGSRLVSFLLILCRDFGVPCADGITIDLKLSHQAIAEAIGSTRVTVTRLLGDLREKKMISIHKKKITVHKPVTLSRQFT from the coding sequence ATGATCGTGACACAAGATAAAGCCCTAGCAAATGTATTTCGTCAGATGGCGACCGGGGCGTTTCCGCCAGTTGTGGAAACGTTTGAACGCAATAAAACGATCTTTTTTCCTGGCGATCCTGCCGAACGAGTTTATTTTCTTTTGAAAGGTGCTGTTAAACTTTCCAGGGTGTACGAGGCAGGAGAGGAAATAACGGTAGCGTTGCTGCGGGAAAATAGTGTTTTTGGTGTATTGTCATTGCTGACAGGAAATAAGTCGGATCGGTTTTACCATGCGGTTGCATTTACGCCTGCAGAATTACTGTCAGCACCAATTGAACAAGTGGAGCAAGCACTCAAGGAAAATCCAGAATTATCAATGTTAATGCTGCGAGGTCTGTCTTCGCGCATTTTACAAACAGAGATGATGATTGAAACTCTCGCTCACCGAGATATGGGTTCTAGGTTGGTGAGTTTTTTGCTAATTCTTTGCCGGGATTTTGGAGTTCCTTGTGCAGATGGGATCACAATTGATCTGAAGTTATCTCATCAAGCGATCGCAGAAGCAATTGGTTCAACTCGTGTTACCGTTACTAGGCTACTAGGGGATTTGCGTGAGAAAAAGATGATTTCTATCCACAAAAAGAAAATTACTGTGCACAAACCTGTTACCTTAAGTAGGCAATTCACATAA
- the hisB gene encoding imidazoleglycerol-phosphate dehydratase HisB has protein sequence MQTTNRQVNSNYDQSTITPRIATVHRTTGETNVQVTINLDGRGTCTAATGIPFLDHMLHQIASHGLIDIDVQAKGDWEIDDHHTNEDVGITLGQAFNQALGDRKGIVRFGNFLAPLDEALVQVALDFSGRPHLSYGLQIPTQRVGTYDTQLVREFFVALVNHSQMTLHIRQLDGINSHHIIEATFKAFARATRLAVEIDPRRAGLIPSSKGVL, from the coding sequence ATGCAAACAACCAATCGTCAAGTTAATTCAAACTACGACCAGTCAACTATAACCCCTCGAATTGCCACTGTTCACCGCACCACTGGTGAAACTAATGTGCAAGTTACCATCAATCTGGATGGTAGAGGAACTTGCACGGCAGCAACTGGCATTCCATTTTTAGATCACATGTTGCATCAAATTGCCTCCCACGGGCTGATTGATATAGATGTTCAAGCCAAGGGAGACTGGGAAATTGATGACCATCACACCAACGAAGATGTAGGTATTACCTTGGGCCAAGCCTTTAACCAAGCACTAGGCGACAGAAAGGGCATTGTCCGCTTTGGTAATTTTCTTGCGCCACTGGATGAAGCCTTAGTTCAGGTAGCGCTAGACTTTTCTGGACGCCCTCACCTCAGTTACGGCTTGCAAATTCCTACCCAGCGTGTAGGAACCTATGACACCCAACTAGTACGCGAATTTTTTGTGGCACTCGTGAACCATAGCCAAATGACACTACATATTCGGCAACTGGATGGCATTAATTCCCATCACATTATTGAAGCTACATTTAAGGCATTTGCCAGAGCAACCCGGCTGGCGGTGGAAATCGACCCTCGTCGTGCTGGTCTAATTCCCAGTTCTAAAGGCGTTCTATGA
- a CDS encoding pre-16S rRNA-processing nuclease YqgF, whose amino-acid sequence MTFPEFSPTQPVILGFDPGRDKCGLAVMGLDRQLYYHQVVLAKEAIATIETLRQKFPISLMVMGDQTTAKEWRQKLYQELTEPLSIILVDERYTTLEARDRYWQMFPPKGLIKLLPQGLRQPPRPIDDIVAILLIERYLNRLTESTVSQF is encoded by the coding sequence ATGACTTTCCCGGAATTTTCACCAACGCAACCAGTCATATTGGGGTTTGATCCAGGTCGAGATAAGTGTGGTTTAGCGGTGATGGGACTGGATCGGCAATTGTATTATCATCAGGTCGTCTTAGCAAAAGAGGCGATCGCTACCATTGAGACACTGCGTCAAAAGTTTCCGATTTCTTTGATGGTCATGGGCGACCAAACTACAGCCAAGGAGTGGAGACAGAAATTATATCAAGAATTGACAGAACCGTTGAGTATTATTTTAGTGGATGAGCGCTACACAACCTTAGAAGCACGCGATCGCTATTGGCAAATGTTCCCGCCCAAAGGGTTAATAAAGCTATTGCCACAGGGTCTACGACAGCCACCAAGACCAATAGATGACATTGTTGCCATCCTCTTAATCGAAAGATACTTAAATCGCCTCACTGAATCAACAGTCAGTCAATTTTAG
- a CDS encoding SLBB domain-containing protein, protein MLNTSLFKFLTQPVVGVALLTAVNAVVPFASLAQGQPLPPTTPTPTTSTQLDTNYSLGGGDRIRVNVFEVPEYTGEYQIPPGGAINLPLIGSVSVLGLTTEQAADEIARRYARFLKRPLISVNLLSSRPINVFVAGEVTRPGAYTLNLSGGAGDNPGVQYPTVLAALTTAQGVTLAADVTQVQLRRKIGRSSEQVVSINLKELIQTGRLSQDITLRDGDTIVVPTATNFNLAESRNIFAANFAASQTTPRTVTIIGEVNRPGSYLVTPASTDAQGGGATNNSGTTTPNGLPNVTRVIQLAGGITAQADIRNLKLRRPTRAGSEQAIDINLWQLLQSGDANQDIIVQDGDTIVIPTATEINPAEATQLATTTLSPARIQVGVVGEVKRPGLTDVQPNSSLNQAILAAGGFNDARASSSAVDLIRLNPNGSVTKRIVKVDFSAGINEQTNPILRNNDVVVVNRSGLAKTGDTTNTITGPLGVIFNILRLFGI, encoded by the coding sequence ATGCTTAATACAAGTTTGTTTAAATTCCTAACTCAGCCAGTTGTGGGTGTGGCTTTGTTAACTGCTGTCAATGCCGTTGTGCCATTTGCCAGTCTAGCTCAGGGACAACCATTACCACCAACAACACCAACACCAACCACATCAACACAATTAGATACTAATTATTCATTAGGAGGCGGCGATCGCATCCGTGTAAATGTATTTGAAGTACCTGAATATACGGGGGAATATCAAATTCCCCCAGGTGGAGCAATCAACTTACCTTTAATTGGCAGTGTGTCAGTCCTGGGTCTAACGACTGAACAGGCTGCTGACGAAATTGCCAGAAGATATGCTCGCTTCCTGAAACGTCCCTTGATCTCAGTCAATTTGTTATCGTCTCGTCCCATCAATGTTTTTGTTGCCGGAGAGGTGACACGTCCAGGCGCTTACACCCTGAACTTGAGCGGAGGCGCAGGAGACAATCCCGGCGTACAATACCCCACTGTATTAGCCGCACTGACAACAGCACAGGGGGTAACGCTGGCTGCGGATGTGACTCAAGTTCAATTACGGCGTAAAATAGGGCGCTCCTCAGAGCAAGTCGTCAGTATCAATTTAAAGGAACTCATCCAAACAGGCAGGTTATCACAAGATATTACCTTGCGGGATGGAGACACTATAGTTGTGCCAACTGCAACCAACTTCAACTTGGCAGAATCCCGCAATATATTTGCAGCTAACTTTGCCGCTAGCCAAACCACACCCCGCACGGTAACAATTATCGGTGAAGTTAACCGTCCTGGTTCCTATCTTGTCACCCCAGCTAGCACAGATGCACAGGGGGGAGGCGCAACCAATAACAGTGGTACTACCACTCCCAATGGTCTACCAAATGTGACGCGAGTAATTCAATTAGCTGGGGGAATTACAGCACAGGCTGATATTCGTAATCTCAAGCTACGCCGACCTACAAGAGCTGGTTCAGAACAAGCTATAGATATCAATCTTTGGCAATTATTACAGAGTGGTGACGCCAATCAAGATATCATCGTGCAAGACGGAGATACAATAGTTATTCCGACGGCAACTGAAATCAACCCCGCAGAAGCTACTCAATTGGCTACCACTACTTTGTCTCCTGCACGCATTCAAGTTGGTGTGGTAGGTGAAGTTAAAAGACCAGGGTTAACAGATGTTCAGCCGAATAGCTCCTTAAATCAAGCTATACTCGCTGCTGGAGGATTTAATGATGCCAGAGCTAGTAGTAGTGCTGTTGATTTGATTCGCCTCAACCCTAATGGTTCTGTGACTAAACGTATAGTAAAAGTGGATTTCTCCGCTGGGATTAATGAGCAAACTAATCCCATACTCCGCAATAATGATGTTGTGGTAGTCAACCGATCTGGTTTAGCTAAGACTGGCGATACCACAAACACTATAACTGGGCCTCTAGGCGTTATTTTTAATATTCTGAGGTTGTTCGGAATCTAG
- a CDS encoding type II toxin-antitoxin system VapC family toxin has translation MTIPLRCVVDASVSVKQFIPDPLTAKVNQLFAYLAYSQTEIFVPDLFYIECANVLWKYARAGSYDVSLIQGNLASLKAFPLRVVSTADLMVDAVAIALNYGISAYDGSYVALSQQVGATLLTLDGKLVKAIAASSYNVCSFNDFEVPPLESM, from the coding sequence ATGACAATTCCTCTTAGGTGCGTCGTGGATGCCAGTGTGTCCGTTAAGCAATTTATTCCCGATCCGCTAACAGCCAAGGTTAATCAACTGTTTGCTTACCTTGCCTATTCCCAGACAGAAATCTTTGTACCTGACCTGTTTTACATTGAGTGTGCAAATGTTTTGTGGAAGTATGCTCGTGCAGGTAGTTACGATGTTTCTCTGATTCAGGGGAATTTAGCTAGTCTGAAAGCTTTCCCTTTGCGTGTCGTCTCCACGGCTGATTTGATGGTGGATGCAGTTGCGATCGCATTAAATTATGGAATCTCCGCCTACGATGGTTCTTATGTTGCACTTTCACAGCAGGTAGGTGCTACTTTGCTGACTCTCGACGGTAAGCTGGTGAAAGCAATAGCCGCTTCGTCTTACAATGTTTGCTCGTTTAATGACTTTGAGGTTCCGCCGTTGGAGTCAATGTAG
- a CDS encoding DUF3084 domain-containing protein: MTTGYILIAAILILGGVIATVGDRIGTRVGKARLSLFNLRPKNTAVLVTIFTGGLISASTLGILFAADEGLRKGVFELEDIQTDLRQKREQLKTAETQKSQVESELNQARIAQTKAQQDLQVINQYLQAANAKQRQTQAQLNRTISQQAQTQTQLQRTQSQLAQVVPQYQKAIAELQSVYNQRKELQAAVELLKTERQRLYAEAKKAIDEAKTAIEKRDRELANRQEAIEVRDQKISQLDQLIQKRNVEVAAREQVIAKRESRLKELEAQQEQLEMEVARLEKYYQSYRDLRLGKLALVRSQVLAAAVIRITQPGAARQAVVQLLQEANRNANLELSEPGSNSANAELLRVTQDRIDQLSKQISDGQEYVVRIFSAGNYVRGEKQIEFFTDIARNQLVFSGGAVLATTTADSKTMTSYQLQQRLEILISASQFRARNAGIVEDVQVEGTFLRFVSQLRQYNQPLEIKAIAAEDTYTAGPLRVKLVAIVNGQIIFTT, encoded by the coding sequence ATGACCACCGGATACATCCTCATCGCAGCAATTTTAATTCTGGGAGGCGTAATTGCAACCGTGGGCGATCGCATCGGCACACGAGTTGGCAAAGCCCGCCTCTCACTTTTTAACCTTCGTCCAAAAAATACTGCTGTACTAGTAACTATTTTTACGGGCGGTTTGATTTCAGCATCAACCTTAGGAATTTTATTCGCTGCTGACGAAGGCTTACGAAAGGGAGTCTTTGAATTAGAAGATATTCAAACAGACCTCAGACAGAAGCGGGAACAGCTAAAAACCGCAGAAACTCAAAAAAGTCAGGTAGAGAGTGAGCTAAACCAAGCAAGAATTGCCCAAACAAAAGCACAACAAGACTTGCAGGTAATTAATCAATATTTGCAGGCGGCCAATGCCAAACAACGCCAAACACAAGCTCAGTTGAACCGCACCATTAGTCAACAAGCTCAAACTCAAACTCAACTCCAACGCACTCAAAGTCAGCTAGCACAAGTTGTACCTCAATACCAAAAAGCTATAGCTGAATTGCAAAGCGTTTACAATCAGAGGAAGGAGCTACAGGCAGCAGTTGAATTACTGAAGACAGAGCGTCAACGACTGTACGCTGAAGCTAAAAAAGCTATTGACGAAGCTAAAACAGCTATTGAAAAACGCGATCGCGAACTTGCTAATCGCCAAGAAGCCATAGAAGTGCGCGATCAAAAAATCTCCCAACTCGATCAATTGATTCAAAAGCGCAATGTAGAAGTCGCAGCGCGAGAGCAAGTAATTGCCAAACGGGAATCGCGCCTCAAAGAATTGGAAGCACAACAAGAGCAACTAGAAATGGAAGTTGCAAGGTTGGAAAAATATTATCAGTCTTACCGCGACCTACGTTTAGGCAAGCTGGCCTTAGTTCGCAGTCAAGTTTTGGCTGCTGCTGTAATTCGTATTACCCAACCTGGTGCTGCTCGTCAGGCAGTGGTACAACTTTTACAAGAAGCCAATCGCAACGCTAACCTCGAATTAAGTGAGCCTGGATCAAATTCTGCAAATGCAGAGCTACTGCGCGTGACCCAAGATAGGATTGACCAATTGAGCAAGCAGATTAGCGATGGTCAAGAATACGTGGTGCGAATTTTCTCGGCTGGTAATTACGTCAGGGGAGAAAAGCAGATAGAATTTTTCACCGATATAGCCCGCAATCAACTGGTTTTTTCGGGAGGCGCGGTACTGGCCACAACGACTGCTGATTCCAAAACCATGACATCTTATCAATTACAGCAGCGACTGGAAATACTGATTTCTGCTTCCCAATTTCGGGCCCGTAATGCCGGAATTGTCGAAGATGTGCAAGTAGAGGGGACTTTCTTACGCTTTGTCAGCCAATTAAGACAATACAATCAACCATTGGAGATTAAAGCGATCGCAGCAGAGGACACTTATACAGCCGGGCCATTGAGAGTAAAACTAGTGGCAATAGTCAACGGACAAATTATTTTTACTACTTAA
- a CDS encoding ABC transporter ATP-binding protein: protein MKSVADDPDSQLNTTDTPPVVLTSELRKVYRTGFWLNQKVVSLKNCSLTVYKGETFGLLGPNGAGKTTLLKLLLGIIRPSSGRGLLLGKPIGDRSVKQHIGYLPENPYLYDYLTGWEFLQLAAGLFQIPQSVQRKRIPQLLELVGLSQADARKKLLRRYSKGMLQRVGMAQALINEPDLVFLDEPMSGLDPVGRYQMREIILALKAAGKTIFFNSHVLSEVEQICDRIAILAQGELICSGSLNELLGRNDTYHVKGQGGDWEILQKWIPTLRFEPDGSWQGTLQEDYYDFLASLRLMEGKIIAMNLSRYSLEEFFIQQIQSKNNSFN, encoded by the coding sequence ATGAAGTCTGTTGCAGATGACCCTGATTCTCAACTTAATACGACGGACACTCCACCAGTAGTCTTGACTTCTGAGTTGCGAAAAGTTTATCGCACTGGTTTTTGGCTAAATCAAAAAGTCGTATCTCTCAAAAACTGTTCTTTAACAGTTTATAAAGGTGAAACCTTTGGGTTGCTGGGGCCAAATGGTGCTGGTAAAACCACCCTTTTAAAATTGTTGCTGGGGATTATTCGCCCTAGCTCTGGACGGGGATTATTATTGGGTAAGCCAATAGGCGATCGCAGTGTTAAGCAACATATCGGCTATCTGCCGGAAAATCCCTATTTGTATGACTATCTCACTGGCTGGGAATTTTTACAGCTAGCCGCCGGGCTATTCCAAATTCCCCAAAGTGTGCAACGCAAACGCATTCCCCAACTGCTGGAATTAGTGGGTTTATCTCAAGCCGATGCCCGTAAAAAGCTGCTGCGTCGCTATTCTAAAGGAATGTTACAGCGTGTTGGTATGGCACAGGCGCTAATTAACGAGCCAGATTTGGTTTTTTTGGATGAACCGATGTCTGGTCTTGATCCTGTGGGACGCTACCAAATGCGAGAAATTATCCTGGCGCTAAAAGCTGCTGGGAAGACGATTTTTTTCAACAGCCACGTTCTTAGTGAAGTAGAACAGATTTGCGATCGCATTGCTATCCTCGCTCAAGGTGAATTAATTTGCTCTGGTTCCCTCAATGAACTCTTAGGCAGAAACGACACATATCATGTCAAAGGTCAAGGTGGTGATTGGGAAATTCTTCAAAAATGGATACCTACTCTCAGATTTGAACCAGATGGTTCCTGGCAAGGTACACTACAAGAGGATTACTATGATTTTCTCGCCAGTCTTCGTCTCATGGAAGGTAAAATTATTGCCATGAATTTGTCGCGTTACTCCTTAGAAGAGTTTTTTATTCAACAAATCCAAAGCAAAAATAACTCGTTTAATTAA
- a CDS encoding aldo/keto reductase gives METKQLGKTGIFVSAIGLGGMPMSISNRPPESESIQVIHRALDLGITFIDTADSYCKDESDKHHNERLIHKAITSYKGDVSQVIVATKGGLMRPDGNWTSNGNPEHLRETIRVSFEALGGDKPIDVWQYHSPDSKYTIEESLAPVKEAVEAGLIRFVGVSNFSVEQIKRARDVVDIVSVQNQYSPWQRQPENDGVLKYCEEQGLTFLPWSPFGGRRRHQDLQDIPAIANLAKEKGVSVYNIVLAWLRSKSPAILPIPGASKVSSIEDSAQAINVKLSDEEVQKIDRAT, from the coding sequence ATGGAAACCAAACAGCTAGGAAAAACTGGTATCTTTGTAAGTGCGATCGGTTTGGGTGGTATGCCCATGTCAATCTCTAATCGCCCTCCCGAATCAGAATCAATCCAAGTTATTCATCGGGCCTTGGATCTGGGTATTACATTTATTGACACTGCCGATTCTTACTGCAAAGATGAGTCAGACAAGCATCATAACGAGCGACTAATTCACAAGGCAATTACTAGTTACAAAGGCGATGTTAGCCAAGTAATTGTAGCAACGAAGGGCGGTTTGATGCGTCCTGATGGAAACTGGACAAGCAACGGGAACCCAGAACATTTGCGTGAAACAATTCGAGTTAGTTTTGAAGCGTTAGGTGGTGATAAACCCATCGATGTTTGGCAATACCATTCGCCCGATTCTAAGTACACAATCGAAGAATCCCTTGCACCTGTGAAAGAAGCAGTAGAGGCAGGTTTGATTCGATTTGTCGGAGTTTCTAACTTTTCCGTTGAACAAATTAAGCGGGCGCGGGATGTAGTGGATATTGTATCGGTGCAGAATCAATACAGCCCTTGGCAACGACAGCCAGAAAATGACGGCGTGTTGAAGTATTGCGAAGAACAAGGATTGACCTTTTTGCCTTGGAGTCCCTTTGGTGGTAGGCGTCGCCATCAGGATTTACAAGATATCCCTGCGATCGCTAACTTAGCTAAAGAAAAAGGTGTGTCAGTATATAATATCGTTCTGGCGTGGTTGCGTTCCAAGTCGCCCGCTATTTTGCCAATTCCTGGTGCTAGCAAGGTTTCTAGCATTGAAGACTCAGCACAAGCTATCAATGTGAAACTATCTGATGAAGAAGTGCAAAAAATCGATCGGGCAACTTAA
- a CDS encoding DUF3146 family protein has translation MVSAKRRLPETIAHVRITRQSWQHGFLEGEVSAGEFEWHFQWHFRRGELAVKPSQGRALIKEPLGRFLEQQDYQLEPGGDYAFTIRAEL, from the coding sequence ATTGTGAGTGCTAAAAGACGACTGCCAGAAACCATTGCCCATGTCAGAATCACCCGCCAATCCTGGCAACACGGCTTCCTTGAGGGTGAAGTGAGTGCAGGTGAGTTTGAGTGGCATTTCCAGTGGCATTTTCGCCGGGGAGAACTTGCCGTCAAGCCTTCCCAAGGCCGCGCCTTAATCAAAGAACCCCTCGGTCGATTTTTGGAACAACAAGATTATCAGCTAGAGCCTGGAGGAGATTATGCTTTTACTATTCGGGCGGAACTCTAG
- the fabI gene encoding enoyl-ACP reductase FabI — protein MLNLTGKNALVTGIANNRSIAWGIAQQLHKAGANLGITYLPDERGKMEKKVAELVEPLNPSLFLPCNVQNDEQIQSTFETIREKWGKLDILIHCLAFASKDDLTGDFSQTSRSGFNTALEISTYSLVQLSGAAKPLMTEGGSIVTLTYLGGVRAIPNYNVMGVAKAGLEMSVRYLAAELGPQNIRVNAISAGPIRTLASSAVGGILDMIHHVEEVAPLRRTVTQLEVGNAAAFLCSDLSSGITGQILYVDAGYEIMGM, from the coding sequence ATGCTAAATCTGACTGGAAAAAATGCTCTTGTTACAGGTATTGCCAATAACCGCTCGATCGCCTGGGGTATCGCCCAACAGCTGCATAAAGCCGGAGCAAACCTGGGTATTACCTACCTGCCCGATGAACGCGGCAAGATGGAGAAAAAAGTTGCAGAATTGGTAGAACCCCTCAACCCCAGCTTATTTCTTCCCTGTAATGTCCAAAATGATGAACAGATTCAATCTACTTTTGAGACAATCCGCGAAAAGTGGGGAAAGCTAGATATCCTCATCCATTGTCTTGCCTTTGCCAGCAAAGATGATTTGACTGGAGATTTTAGTCAAACCTCTCGTTCTGGCTTCAACACCGCCTTAGAAATTAGTACCTACTCGCTGGTGCAGTTAAGTGGTGCAGCTAAACCTTTGATGACAGAGGGAGGTAGTATCGTTACCCTCACATATTTAGGCGGTGTTAGGGCAATCCCTAACTATAACGTCATGGGAGTTGCCAAAGCTGGCTTAGAAATGAGTGTGCGTTACTTGGCTGCTGAACTAGGGCCACAAAATATCCGCGTCAATGCCATCTCCGCAGGCCCCATCCGCACTTTGGCATCTTCAGCAGTGGGTGGTATTTTGGATATGATTCATCATGTAGAAGAAGTAGCTCCCCTACGACGCACCGTAACTCAGCTAGAAGTGGGTAACGCTGCCGCTTTCTTATGTAGTGATTTGTCTAGCGGCATTACCGGACAAATTCTATATGTAGATGCAGGATATGAAATTATGGGAATGTAA
- a CDS encoding FitA-like ribbon-helix-helix domain-containing protein: MATLYVRNLPDDLYAKLQELAASEHRSINAQVITLLEQALKTEAQQTEEERRKNVPKLLEEIRLRREKLPTDIEWPDSTAMIREDRDR, translated from the coding sequence ATGGCTACCCTTTATGTAAGAAATTTACCCGATGATTTGTATGCAAAGCTGCAAGAGTTAGCGGCATCTGAACACCGTTCCATTAACGCCCAAGTTATAACTCTGTTAGAACAAGCTTTAAAAACTGAAGCACAGCAAACAGAAGAAGAAAGACGAAAGAATGTGCCAAAACTTTTAGAGGAAATCCGTCTTCGCCGTGAAAAGCTACCAACTGATATCGAATGGCCTGACAGCACTGCCATGATTAGAGAAGATCGGGACAGATGA
- a CDS encoding right-handed parallel beta-helix repeat-containing protein, giving the protein MPLPSRKLISSISNGTTYYVSGKGNDRNSGRTTSSAFRTIQRAADLTNPGDTVLIMDGVYNNADPSGAIIDIKRSGRTNAWITYKAYPGQRPKLQHNGWHGIWINDGASYIEVNGLEVVGNNGKMSRSYALSQKYDDSNPLTNGNCISIEGGEDGRSHHIRILNNKVHDCGGGGISAVESDYITIDNNEVFNNAWYSVHACSGISILTSWNSDNNQNYKIFVTRNKVYNNRMFVPSIYNGKIQDGNGIIVDRGMNKHKEAKLSAYRGRTLIASNISYKNGGGGIHTFQSENIDIVNNTSYMNNQSPGITYGQISINDSNNINVLNNILYSERGKPINVRYGGKDVRFDYNLNANSSLINVSGSSDMIADPLFMNPSDGDFRLKSTSPAINSGMKFNSVKTDFTGDPRVKGSLPDRGAYEMR; this is encoded by the coding sequence ATGCCACTACCAAGCCGCAAACTGATCAGTTCTATTTCAAATGGGACAACATACTATGTTAGTGGTAAAGGAAACGATAGAAATAGCGGACGCACTACCTCATCTGCCTTTAGGACAATTCAAAGAGCAGCAGACCTGACTAACCCTGGCGACACAGTACTTATTATGGACGGGGTATACAATAATGCAGATCCATCTGGAGCGATAATAGATATTAAACGCTCTGGAAGGACAAATGCATGGATTACGTATAAAGCATACCCTGGACAGCGACCGAAACTTCAGCACAATGGATGGCATGGAATTTGGATTAACGATGGAGCATCATATATTGAAGTTAATGGGCTGGAGGTTGTAGGGAACAATGGCAAAATGTCCCGTAGTTATGCGCTGAGTCAGAAGTATGACGACTCAAACCCCCTGACCAATGGAAATTGTATCAGCATAGAAGGAGGAGAAGATGGTCGTTCCCACCATATACGTATTCTCAACAACAAGGTACATGATTGTGGAGGCGGAGGCATTTCAGCCGTTGAATCAGACTATATAACAATAGATAATAACGAAGTGTTCAATAATGCCTGGTACTCAGTTCACGCCTGTAGTGGCATTTCGATACTTACTAGTTGGAATTCTGATAACAACCAAAACTACAAGATATTTGTGACCAGAAACAAGGTCTACAATAATCGAATGTTCGTTCCCTCGATTTATAATGGCAAGATCCAAGACGGTAATGGCATTATTGTTGATCGTGGAATGAATAAGCACAAAGAAGCAAAATTGAGTGCGTATCGAGGACGTACTTTGATTGCCAGCAATATCTCATATAAAAATGGTGGTGGCGGTATTCACACATTCCAAAGTGAGAATATCGATATTGTCAACAACACTAGTTATATGAATAACCAGAGTCCAGGAATTACCTACGGGCAAATCTCGATTAATGATTCAAATAATATCAACGTTCTCAATAACATCCTTTATTCTGAGCGTGGGAAACCGATAAACGTAAGATACGGTGGTAAGGACGTCAGATTTGACTACAACCTCAACGCCAATAGTTCATTGATAAATGTTTCCGGGTCTAGTGATATGATTGCAGATCCACTCTTTATGAATCCCTCCGATGGTGATTTTAGGCTGAAGTCTACGAGTCCGGCAATCAATAGTGGTATGAAGTTCAATAGTGTAAAAACCGATTTTACAGGCGACCCTCGTGTAAAGGGTTCACTACCCGATAGAGGGGCATACGAAATGCGGTAG